Proteins from a genomic interval of Salvelinus sp. IW2-2015 linkage group LG14, ASM291031v2, whole genome shotgun sequence:
- the LOC111972982 gene encoding uncharacterized protein FLJ40521 — protein sequence MVHGWNQICHLNRSPPQNQICQLHTDPLPRPDCQLNRSPPRTRTVNSNRSLPNQNCQLQTNHLPRNQISVTSRPSPSPEPDLSTPDHHLPRTRSVTSKTITSPDTDLFNSRPITSQNQSVNSDHHLPRTRSVNSNRSPPQNQNCQLQTITSPEPDLSPPDHHSQNRICQLQDHHLPEPDLHSRPSPPRPDLSTPDHHLPEPDLSTPDITSPTRSATPDITSQNQICQLQQIPPQNQIFSPGAEQFQQIPPQDQNCQLQTPPPYQTLQPITSQINLSVTSRTSAPPPYQICQLQQITRPGRINCQLQQITPQDQNCQLQQSPPQNQNCQLQQIPPQNQNCQLQTITSPEPDLSTPDHHLPRIRSVNSNRSPRTRSVNSRPSTPQNQSVTQTFPPCTRSVNSNRSPPQPSHYAVTYMHCSQRHHAADIHAGVYVSITTDTNTLLMALKLRVPGASVSTFLIL from the exons ATGGTGCATGGGTGG AACCAGATCTGTCACCTCAACAGATCCCCTCCCCAGAACCAGATCTGTCAACTCCACACGGATCCCCTCCCCAGACCAGACTGTCAACTCAACAGATCCCCTCCCAGGACCAGAACTGTGAACTCCAACAGATCCCTCCCCAACCAGAACTGTCAACTCCAGACCAATCACCTCCCCAGGAACCAGATTTCTGTCACCTCCAGACCATCACCTTCCCCAGAACCAGATCTGTCAACTCCAGACCATCACCTCCCCAGAACCAGATCTGTCACCTCCAAGACCATCACCTCCCCAGATACCGATCTGTTCAACTCCAGACCAATCACCTCCCAGAACCAATCTGTCAACTCAGACCATCACCTCCCCAGAACCAGATCTGTCAACTCCAACAGATCCCCTCCCCAGAACCAGAACTGTCAACTCCAGACCATCACCTCCCCAGAACCAGATCTGTCACCTCCAGACCATCACTCCCAGAACCGAATCTGTCAACTCCAAGACCATCACCTCCCAGAACCAGATCTTCACTCCAGACCATCACCTCCCAGACCAGATCTGTCAACTCCAGACCATCACCTCCCAGAACCAGATCTGTCAACTCCAGACATCACCTCCCCAACCAGATCTGCAACTCCAGACATCACCTCCCAGAACCAGATCTGTCAACTCCAACAGATACCTCCCCAGAACCAGATCTTCTCCCCAGGAGCCGAACAATTCCAACAGATCCCTCCCCAGGACCAGAACTGTCAACTCCAGACCCCTCCCCCATACCAGACTCTCCAACCCATCACCTCCCAGATCAATCTGTCTGTCACCTCCAGGACCAGTGCCCCTCCCCCGTACCAGATCTGTCAACTCCAACAGATCACTCGCCCAGGACGCATAAACTGTCAACTCCAACAGATCACTCCCCAGGACCAGAACTGTCAACTCCAACAATCCCCTCCCCAGAACCAGAACTGTCAACTCCAACAGATCCCTCCACAGAACCAGAACTGTCAACTCCAGACCATAACCTCCCCAGAACCAGATCTGTCAACTCCAGACCATCACCTCCCTCGTATCAGATCTGTCAACTCCAACAGATCCCCCCGTACCAGATCTGTCAACTCCAGACCATCAACTCCCCAGAACCAATCTGTCACTCAGACCTTCCCTCCCTGTACCAGATCTGTCAACTCCAACAGATCCCCTCCCCAGCCTTCTCACTATGCAGTAACATATATGCATTGCAGCCAGCGGCATCATGCTGCAGATATACACGCAGGCGTATACGTATCAATaacaacagacacaaacacactcctcATGGCTCTCAAGCTTAGGGTTCCTGGGGCCTCTGTCTCTACGTTCCTAATTCTCTGA